From Macrobrachium rosenbergii isolate ZJJX-2024 chromosome 55, ASM4041242v1, whole genome shotgun sequence, a single genomic window includes:
- the LOC136835838 gene encoding uncharacterized protein yields MYVQQKAFGDEVKALSRELSVSKSSPIYKLDPFLDSEDGLLKVGGRIRKSDIPQSARHPILLPKKHHVTTLLIQHEHELLAHSGRNHVLSNLRQKYWIINANATVRSVLFHCVTCRKLKEPALSQKMADLPADRLEPSPPFSNVGIDFFGPYYIKEGRKELKRYGVIFTCLVSRSVHIETANTLQSDSFINALRRFVSRRGHPKVIRCDNGTNFHGAEKELKAALGEMEEKKIETYLLHHHIEWKFNPPAASHMGGCWERQIRTVRKVLSALLKEFGDRLNDESLRTLLCEVESIINSRPLTTVSDSVDDLEPLTPNHLLIPKSYVVPPPGLFQKDDVYMRRRWRCVQYLTNLFWSRFRKEYLSTLQTRQKWNEPRRNLIVGDVVLVKSDIEPRNRWPMGRVIEVHPDDKGTIRSAKIKTLSSVIVRPIQKLVLLVKG; encoded by the coding sequence CCTTTCTTGATTCTGAAGATGGCTTATTGAAGGTTGGAGGTAGGATAAGAAAATCTGATATTCCACAGTCTGCCAGACATCCCATACTATTACCAAAGAAGCATCATGTGACTACATTGTTGATACAACACGAGCATGAATTATTAGCTCATTCTGGTAGAAACCATGTTCTTTCAAATCTTCGGCAGAAGTATTGGATAATTAATGCTAATGCAACTGTCAGaagtgttttatttcattgtgttaCTTGCAGGAAGTTAAAAGAACCAGCTTTGAGTCAAAAGATGGCTGATCTTCCAGCAGACCGATTGGAACCTTCGCCACCATTCAGTAATGTTGGCATTGACTTCTTTGGACCCTATTACatcaaagaaggaagaaaagagttAAAGAGGTATGGTGTCATATTTACCTGCTTGGTTAGTAGGTCAGTTCATATTGAAACAGCAAACACCTTACAATCTGATTCCTTCATAAATGCTTTGCGAAGATTTGTTTCTCGAAGAGGTCACCCCAAGGTTATCAGATGTGATAATGGAACCAACTTCCATGGGGCTGAGAAAGAACTTAAGGCAGCTCTCGgcgagatggaggaaaagaagattgagaCGTATTTGTTGCATCATCATATTGAATGGAAATTTAATCCACCTGCAGCAAGCCACATGGGTGGTTGTTGGGAGCGCCAAATCAGAACAGTTAGAAAAGTGTTGTCTGCACTGCTGAAGGAATTTGGCGATAGGCTAAACGATGAAAGTCTACGGACTCTGCTTTGTGAGGTCGAGAGTATCATAAATTCAAGACCGTTAACCACGGTAAGTGATAGTGTCGATGACCTTGAGCCACTAACTCCAAACCATTTGTTGATTCCAAAATCTTATGTAGTCCCTCCCCCTGGTTTGTTTCAAAAGGATGATGTTTACATGAGGAGAAGGTGGAGATGTGTTCAATATCTGACCAACCTGTTTTGGTCAAGATTTAGAAAGGAATATTTGAGTACTTTACAGACGAGACAAAAGTGGAATGAACCAAGAAGAAATTTAATTGTTGGTGATGTGGTCTTGGTAAAGAGTGACATTGAACCAAGGAATCGATGGCCAATGGGACGAGTAATAGAAGTACACCCTGATGACAAAGGAACAATCCGCAGTGCCAAGATTAAGACACTTTCTTCAGTTATTGTCCGTCCTATTCAGAAGCTGGTGTTATTAGTTAAAGGCTAG